A genome region from Fimbriimonadaceae bacterium includes the following:
- a CDS encoding ATP-dependent helicase produces the protein MPKKSKEFRIVGPPGTGKTTTLSRLIAKSCSQYGSEAVLVTSFTKAAARELVSRNLPLNDDRIGTLHALCYRALERPKLIDRELLKDWNASYPSMQFGGIGSNLDDPYGDIESSGAKDGDGLLQELNRLRGLQVPADFWPIRIQNFSQYWADFKDQTFTIDFTDLISRCVEERVPIPHESRVMFLDEVQDFSPLELSLARWWGSSCEELYLGGDDDQVLYRFKGAIPDAFMSPDLPAEQVTILAQSYRVPRAVHAAATAWVEQIENRIQKDYKPRDVEGAVGQLDINYKWHETMKYRLEEWIDAGKTVAILASCSFFLDPVKHKLRDWGFPFWNPYRKTRGDWNPLTGRSGTISASDRVRMYRKPVDESGWWTYRELWEWAGCLKAEDIFHRGAKTLMRRKAEGEETAGLAVEVDDLEQWFADPVAAEKATAGDVGWLQSNLLDTYRKPIGYACNILEARGPKALKDQPKITLGTVHSVKGGEASIVVLFPDLSPAGYQEWTTPGEARDSVRRMFYVGQTRAREELYWAQPVGPSISGYL, from the coding sequence ATGCCCAAAAAATCCAAAGAATTTCGCATCGTTGGGCCTCCCGGAACGGGGAAAACAACCACGTTGAGCCGTTTGATCGCCAAAAGTTGCAGCCAGTACGGGAGCGAGGCTGTCCTGGTGACTAGTTTTACGAAGGCTGCAGCGAGGGAATTAGTCAGCAGAAATCTCCCCCTGAACGACGACCGGATCGGCACGCTACACGCACTCTGTTATCGTGCCCTGGAGCGGCCAAAACTTATCGACAGGGAACTCCTGAAAGACTGGAACGCCTCCTATCCGTCGATGCAGTTCGGGGGCATCGGCTCGAACCTTGACGATCCGTATGGGGATATTGAGTCCAGCGGGGCGAAGGACGGAGACGGGCTACTCCAGGAGTTGAATCGACTCCGTGGGCTCCAGGTGCCAGCGGACTTCTGGCCGATTCGCATCCAAAACTTCTCGCAGTACTGGGCGGATTTTAAGGATCAGACCTTTACCATCGATTTTACCGACCTGATTTCCCGATGCGTGGAGGAGCGGGTTCCCATTCCACACGAGAGCCGGGTGATGTTCCTCGATGAGGTCCAGGATTTTAGCCCGCTGGAGCTCTCCCTTGCCCGCTGGTGGGGGTCGTCCTGTGAAGAGCTGTATTTAGGTGGGGATGACGATCAAGTGCTCTATAGGTTCAAAGGGGCGATTCCTGATGCCTTTATGTCGCCGGACCTGCCGGCAGAGCAAGTCACGATTCTCGCGCAATCGTATCGGGTTCCTCGGGCCGTGCATGCGGCCGCGACGGCATGGGTTGAGCAGATCGAGAACAGAATCCAGAAGGACTACAAGCCTCGAGACGTTGAGGGCGCCGTGGGGCAACTCGATATCAATTACAAGTGGCATGAAACGATGAAGTACCGGCTTGAAGAATGGATTGATGCCGGGAAGACGGTCGCGATCCTGGCCTCTTGCAGCTTCTTCCTCGATCCGGTGAAGCACAAGCTGCGGGACTGGGGCTTCCCGTTCTGGAACCCCTACCGGAAGACTAGGGGAGATTGGAATCCGTTGACGGGACGATCGGGGACGATCAGTGCATCGGATCGGGTGAGGATGTACCGGAAGCCCGTCGACGAATCGGGATGGTGGACCTATCGGGAACTGTGGGAATGGGCGGGGTGTCTGAAGGCCGAAGACATCTTCCATCGTGGCGCGAAGACGCTCATGCGACGGAAGGCTGAAGGCGAAGAGACGGCCGGGCTGGCGGTGGAAGTGGATGATCTCGAGCAGTGGTTCGCCGATCCGGTCGCGGCAGAGAAGGCCACAGCCGGCGATGTTGGCTGGTTGCAGTCAAACCTGCTTGATACCTATCGGAAGCCGATCGGTTACGCCTGCAACATTCTTGAAGCGAGGGGCCCGAAGGCGCTGAAGGATCAACCGAAAATCACGTTAGGGACGGTGCATTCCGTGAAGGGAGGAGAAGCGTCGATCGTCGTCTTGTTTCCAGATTTGAGCCCGGCTGGCTATCAGGAATGGACGACGCCGGGCGAGGCCCGCGACTCGGTACGGCGGATGTTTTATGTGGGTCAAACACGAGCTAGGGAAGAGCTCTACTGGGCTCAACCTGTCGGGCCATCAATATCGGGGTATCTATGA